A single window of Acidimicrobiales bacterium DNA harbors:
- a CDS encoding lipopolysaccharide assembly protein LapA domain-containing protein: protein MPGRDEAEGPTRRRGITLGAREVVALLVVVLAGVFIFQNTRRVRIDVLWADFEVRVWLALLAAFLLGAAVGVLATRVSRRL, encoded by the coding sequence ATGCCGGGTCGGGACGAGGCGGAGGGCCCCACCCGACGGCGCGGGATCACGCTCGGCGCCCGCGAGGTCGTCGCCCTCCTCGTCGTCGTGCTGGCCGGCGTGTTCATCTTCCAGAACACGCGCCGGGTGCGGATCGACGTCCTGTGGGCCGACTTCGAGGTCCGCGTGTGGCTGGCGCTGCTCGCCGCGTTCCTGCTCGGCGCGGCCGTCGGCGTGCTCGCCACCCGGGTCTCCCGGCGCCTCTAG
- a CDS encoding polysaccharide biosynthesis C-terminal domain-containing protein: protein MTAPLLGRLARGGLLVVAIRAAGIALTLASQVVLARVMGTDGYGAYAYLFSLLSLFVIPAKLGSDIAGVRFVSEYRVGDERHLLGPYVRWTVRSILAASAVAAVAWVVVLLAGALRPEGVSTAAQLLAVAAVPFFAVVRFAEGALRGDERYTIAFAPFAVGLPALLIAAAVGLDAATDGRPSVAAVLAAQLAAFAVIAAVQGVALARLARSQGGAAAGAVDRSRRRAWLRSTVLLGLYSAFTLVLGQLDVVTVGALVGTRRAGQYAAAWRIASLISGFLIALNLVLAPTVARLWVARDLARMQRLLDVGVAGVVAASMAASGVIVVLREPLLRAFGDGFTPAAGVLVVLCVAQVANAVGGPVGLLLNMTGHERDSTWVLGVTAALNLAVNIVLVLRYGMIGAAWGTAACTVVWNAGLAWFVRRRLGLVPLAGLARRLSFRA, encoded by the coding sequence GTGACCGCCCCGCTGCTCGGGCGGCTGGCCAGGGGCGGCCTGCTCGTCGTCGCCATCCGGGCCGCCGGCATCGCCCTCACCCTGGCCAGCCAGGTCGTCCTCGCCCGGGTGATGGGCACCGACGGCTACGGCGCCTACGCCTACCTGTTCTCGCTGCTGTCGCTGTTCGTGATCCCGGCCAAGCTCGGGTCGGACATCGCCGGGGTGCGGTTCGTCAGCGAGTACCGGGTGGGCGACGAGCGCCACCTGCTCGGGCCGTACGTGCGCTGGACGGTGCGGTCGATCCTCGCCGCCTCGGCCGTCGCCGCCGTCGCCTGGGTGGTGGTGCTGCTGGCCGGCGCGCTGCGGCCCGAGGGCGTGTCGACGGCGGCCCAGCTGCTGGCCGTGGCGGCCGTGCCGTTCTTCGCCGTCGTCCGCTTCGCCGAGGGCGCGCTGCGGGGCGACGAGCGCTACACGATCGCGTTCGCGCCGTTCGCCGTCGGGCTGCCGGCGCTGCTCATCGCCGCCGCCGTCGGGCTCGACGCGGCGACGGACGGCCGCCCGTCAGTGGCCGCGGTCCTCGCCGCCCAGCTGGCCGCGTTCGCCGTGATCGCCGCCGTCCAGGGGGTGGCGCTCGCCCGGCTGGCCCGGTCGCAGGGCGGCGCCGCCGCCGGCGCCGTCGACCGGTCGAGGCGGCGGGCCTGGCTGCGGTCGACGGTCCTGCTCGGGCTGTACTCGGCGTTCACCCTGGTCCTCGGCCAGCTCGACGTGGTGACGGTCGGGGCGCTGGTGGGCACGAGGCGGGCCGGCCAGTACGCGGCCGCGTGGCGGATCGCCAGCCTGATCAGCGGGTTCCTGATCGCGCTCAACCTGGTGCTGGCGCCCACCGTCGCCCGGCTGTGGGTGGCGCGGGACCTGGCCAGGATGCAGCGGCTGCTCGACGTCGGCGTCGCCGGCGTGGTGGCCGCCTCGATGGCGGCGTCGGGGGTGATCGTGGTGCTCCGGGAGCCGCTCCTGCGGGCCTTCGGCGACGGGTTCACGCCGGCCGCCGGCGTGCTCGTCGTGCTGTGCGTGGCCCAGGTGGCGAACGCCGTCGGCGGGCCGGTGGGCTTGCTGCTGAACATGACCGGCCACGAGCGGGACAGCACGTGGGTGCTCGGCGTGACCGCCGCGCTCAACCTGGCCGTGAACATCGTGCTGGTCCTCCGCTACGGGATGATCGGCGCGGCCTGGGGCACGGCCGCCTGCACCGTCGTGTGGAACGCCGGTCTCGCCTGGTTCGTCCGCCGCCGCCTCGGCCTCGTCCCCCTCGCCGGCCTGGCTCGCCGCCTATCGTTCCGGGCGTGA
- a CDS encoding siderophore-interacting protein: MTAAIRARRQPPPFRRVTVRGTAQLSPRMVRVTLAGPELAGLVIDQPAASVRVLLASPGAGGLVVPEWNGNEFLLPDGRRPVIRTLTPRRLDPSGPELDVDVVLHEGGAASSWAAGAEPGDEAAVSGPGRGYPLDPAATAFLLAGDETAIPAIGQLLEALPRDAAVRVVVEVARPDARLPLPPHPAATVAWHDLPPGAPPGEALVAAVAAAEVEPGTKVWAAGEAAAVQRLRRHLLDDRGIPRADTWIRGYWKHGRAGAGDDA; the protein is encoded by the coding sequence GTGACCGCCGCCATCCGCGCCCGCCGGCAGCCGCCGCCCTTCCGCCGGGTGACGGTGCGCGGCACGGCGCAGCTGTCGCCCCGCATGGTGCGGGTGACCCTGGCCGGGCCGGAGCTCGCCGGCCTCGTGATCGACCAGCCGGCGGCCAGCGTGCGGGTGCTGCTGGCGTCGCCGGGCGCCGGCGGCCTGGTGGTGCCCGAGTGGAACGGCAACGAGTTCCTCCTGCCCGACGGCCGCCGGCCGGTGATCCGCACGCTCACCCCCCGGCGCCTGGACCCGTCCGGGCCGGAGCTGGACGTCGACGTCGTGCTCCACGAGGGCGGGGCGGCGTCGTCGTGGGCCGCCGGGGCCGAGCCGGGCGACGAGGCGGCCGTCTCGGGCCCGGGCCGGGGCTACCCGCTCGACCCGGCCGCGACGGCCTTCCTCCTCGCCGGCGACGAGACGGCGATCCCGGCCATCGGCCAGCTCCTCGAGGCCCTGCCCCGGGACGCGGCCGTGCGGGTCGTCGTCGAGGTCGCCCGCCCCGACGCCCGCCTGCCCCTCCCGCCCCACCCGGCGGCGACGGTGGCCTGGCACGACCTGCCACCCGGCGCACCGCCCGGCGAGGCGCTGGTCGCCGCCGTGGCCGCGGCCGAGGTCGAGCCGGGGACGAAGGTCTGGGCCGCCGGCGAGGCCGCCGCCGTCCAGCGCCTCCGCCGCCACCTCCTCGACGACCGCGGCATCCCCCGCGCCGACACCTGGATCAGGGGCTACTGGAAGCACGGCCGAGCCGGCGCCGGCGACGACGCCTGA